A window of Maioricimonas rarisocia genomic DNA:
AAAGTGTGTGCCGAGGTTGTTCTTTGATGTCGGCGTGAAGTCGTAACCGACACTCTGTCAGAGGGTTCGGGTTTGTTGAGTGGTTTCGGCCCGGTCCGAAGCTGCGCGCAGCCCGATGGAAGTTGCCCATCGCAGCGGCAACCGTTCCCTGGAAGTGCGCAGCACGCCGTGCAGTGCAGGCCGTACGACGAGGAAGGTTGACCATTGGAAACGCGCGGTCGTATCTTTCGAAGTGGCGATGCCGAACACTGTTGCGGATTCTGCGGGCAGCACCAGACACGGGGCTTCCCCGATGCCGGTGGCCGTACGAAGGGTGAAACTGCATCGTTCGTGCACACATGCCGGAGGTCCGGTCCTCCTCTTCACAAGATTTCTTCGATCAGAGAACGACGATGAGCAGTGATTCCAATGCGGATCGTCCCGAACTGGAAGTCCATTCCGACGAGGACTGGAAGGAACGCGTCAAGGAAGAGGACGCCCGCCGCGACGCCGAGGCAGCGTCCACGCAGCCGACTTCTGAAGGACAGGAGCCGTCCGGCGAAAGCGAAGGCTCTGCGTTCGACGACATCGATCCGTCCCGGTTGCCGCCGGCCAGTTTTCCGCTTATTGTCGAGATGCTTTCGACCCAGGCGCTGGTCGCTCTGGGGATGATTCCCGAGCCGGGCACCAGCGAACCGAAGCTGCGGCTCAACCTCGCCCGGCACCTGATCGATCTGCTCGGCGTGATCGATCAGAAGACCAAAGGGAATCTCGACGAAGGAGAGGAGCAGTTGCTGGAGAATACGTTGCATCAGCTCCGGATGGTGTACCTCGAGCGCTCACGGGGTTGAGTTCGCACGTGCCGGGTCGACACGATTCCGGAAAGACTGGGAGGGAGTGTGTCCATCTCCGGCAGCGGTCGCTCCGGCGGCCGAATGACTCTACTGGGAACAGGTACGAGTGTGGGGGTGCCGGTCATCGGCTGCGACTGCGCCGTCTGCACCTCCACGAACCCGCGAAACACGCGAACGCGGACTGGCGTGTACGTCTCTGCTCCCGACGGCAACTTCCTCATCGACACGCCGCCGGAATTGCGCATCCAGCTGATTCGGGAACAGATCAAGCTGGTCCAGGCCGTCGTCTACACGCACGCCCATGCAGACCACATCCTCGGTCTGGACGACCTGCGGATCTTCGGCTACCGCCTCAAGGGGCCGGTGCAGCTGTACTGCGAAGAGGATGTCGAAGCGCATCTGAGGTCGACGTTCAGCTACGCCTTTCAGGAGCCGGTCCCCGGCCGTCCGCAGCATTCGCGGCCCAATCTCGCATTCAATCCGATTAGCGAAGAACCGTTTTCGCTGCTCGGACTGACGATCACGCCGATCCGCATGATTCATGGCGCCCTGCCGGTCCTGGGCTTTCGCATCAACGACGTCGCGTTCTGCACGGACTGCAGTGAGATTTCCGAGTCGAGTCTGGCCCTCCTGGAAGGACTCGACGTGCTCATCATCGATGCCCTCTGGTACGAGCCGCATCCGACCCACTTCAACGTGGCGCAGGCCCTGGAAGTCATCGAGCGCGTCCGGCCTCGCAAGGCGTTTCTGACGCA
This region includes:
- a CDS encoding DUF1844 domain-containing protein, which produces MSSDSNADRPELEVHSDEDWKERVKEEDARRDAEAASTQPTSEGQEPSGESEGSAFDDIDPSRLPPASFPLIVEMLSTQALVALGMIPEPGTSEPKLRLNLARHLIDLLGVIDQKTKGNLDEGEEQLLENTLHQLRMVYLERSRG
- a CDS encoding MBL fold metallo-hydrolase, translating into MSISGSGRSGGRMTLLGTGTSVGVPVIGCDCAVCTSTNPRNTRTRTGVYVSAPDGNFLIDTPPELRIQLIREQIKLVQAVVYTHAHADHILGLDDLRIFGYRLKGPVQLYCEEDVEAHLRSTFSYAFQEPVPGRPQHSRPNLAFNPISEEPFSLLGLTITPIRMIHGALPVLGFRINDVAFCTDCSEISESSLALLEGLDVLIIDALWYEPHPTHFNVAQALEVIERVRPRKAFLTHVSHRLDYEETNARLPKHVELAYDGQQILL